A stretch of Sandaracinaceae bacterium DNA encodes these proteins:
- a CDS encoding transglycosylase SLT domain-containing protein, protein MGAMVAPEAVIAQGGQLVQGGQLAAADPAVVALGRALDRRMTVWATDHRVVYVSHCRQTRGGCPERVASFARLIADASERHHLDPFLLAAVAVRESGMDPTAHGSVGERGIVQLHPRGSGARVRYVRSEAYRRSCSRRPDACQAEVLEAGASLLSRSIDRCGGVREGLGAYNRGVCGPTGYADRVMSERQRLLRLAKTDARTVADID, encoded by the coding sequence TCATCGCCCAGGGCGGCCAGCTCGTCCAGGGCGGCCAGCTCGCGGCCGCCGACCCCGCCGTCGTGGCCCTCGGGCGCGCCCTCGACCGACGTATGACGGTGTGGGCGACCGACCACCGTGTGGTCTATGTGAGTCACTGTCGACAAACCCGCGGCGGGTGCCCCGAGCGCGTCGCGAGCTTCGCGCGGCTGATCGCCGACGCCTCGGAGCGACATCACCTCGACCCCTTCCTCCTCGCCGCGGTCGCCGTCCGCGAGAGCGGCATGGATCCGACCGCGCACGGCTCGGTGGGCGAGCGAGGCATCGTGCAGCTGCACCCGCGCGGCAGCGGGGCGCGCGTGCGATACGTGCGGAGTGAAGCGTACCGGCGCAGCTGCTCGCGGCGCCCGGACGCGTGCCAGGCGGAGGTGCTCGAGGCCGGCGCGAGCCTCCTGTCTCGAAGCATCGATCGTTGCGGCGGCGTCCGCGAGGGGCTCGGCGCCTACAACCGCGGCGTCTGCGGCCCGACCGGGTACGCCGACCGCGTCATGAGCGAGCGTCAGCGTCTCTTGCGGCTCGCCAAGACCGACGCGCGGACCGTGGCCGACATCGACTGA
- a CDS encoding putative metal-binding motif-containing protein, giving the protein MTHRRASLALLLLTLSACEMTPPGVADAGPPPTTDGGAPTDGATRDASAPLDASRGLPDAAPCEAPTRWYRDRDRDGAGDPSDSVERCARPEGYVADARDCDDDCAACHPDGRETCDEVDQDCDGLVDEGVQRSYYADRDGDGHGDRDMRARACAVPMGFVDDASDCDDTCGACHPGATETCDGVDQDCDLSVDEGVLSTFHRDADGDGWGAGATTQACAAPPGYADRAGDCDDASASRFPGASETCDGADDDCDGAPDQTFACVRGASTSCTTVCGSTGTGACSASCNPPALFACTPPAESCNFSDDDCDGLRDEGVLAWDAPAVEAPTRAYERPVVVELGSSRRSFWYADGDVYGFEQTAGGLVTGGPVPLTATRRFHAASHGTSTIAFASAFGSYVILQRLNANLTTRWSTTIPVSASQVRVSVDASHVYLYTVESGGRLRRRVYRLTDHRWLAGPIELGRTSRPFTVTPSAGGDLVAFASTDLRDVELRWVRGASATPAITARTIASPALVWDVAVASTGGTPTPDAMLAWSTRGGSASDSEIRYAFLASLSSSPDLGRVTTGTTPDDPVDPSSRIGLAVHGDTYFLGVVHTSSFPIGATGTPRAFQLMIRSGVHVFDVSRVSAGGAFPTAAHEGIAVTYAQARIWYAPPGDGIASRWANCAP; this is encoded by the coding sequence ATGACTCATCGACGCGCCTCCCTGGCTCTCCTCCTCCTGACCCTCTCTGCTTGCGAGATGACGCCCCCCGGCGTCGCGGACGCGGGCCCCCCTCCGACCACGGACGGAGGTGCCCCGACCGACGGGGCGACCCGCGACGCGAGCGCGCCCCTCGACGCCTCGCGGGGGCTCCCGGACGCGGCGCCGTGCGAGGCGCCCACCCGCTGGTACCGGGATCGCGATCGAGACGGCGCGGGCGATCCGTCCGACTCGGTCGAGCGCTGCGCCCGCCCCGAGGGCTACGTGGCCGACGCGCGCGACTGCGATGACGACTGCGCCGCCTGTCATCCCGACGGACGCGAGACCTGCGACGAGGTGGATCAGGACTGCGACGGGCTCGTCGACGAGGGGGTGCAGCGCAGCTACTACGCCGACCGCGACGGGGACGGGCACGGCGACCGCGACATGCGTGCGCGCGCCTGCGCGGTCCCGATGGGCTTCGTCGACGACGCCAGCGACTGCGACGACACCTGCGGCGCGTGTCACCCCGGCGCGACCGAGACGTGCGACGGCGTGGATCAAGACTGCGACCTCTCGGTCGACGAGGGCGTGCTCTCCACCTTCCACCGGGACGCCGACGGAGACGGCTGGGGCGCGGGCGCCACCACGCAGGCGTGCGCCGCGCCGCCTGGGTACGCGGACCGCGCTGGCGACTGCGACGACGCGTCGGCGAGCCGCTTCCCCGGCGCGAGCGAGACCTGTGACGGCGCCGACGACGACTGCGACGGGGCGCCCGACCAGACCTTTGCGTGCGTGCGCGGCGCCTCCACCAGCTGCACCACCGTCTGCGGCAGCACCGGCACCGGCGCGTGCAGCGCGTCGTGCAACCCGCCCGCGCTCTTCGCGTGCACGCCCCCGGCCGAGAGCTGCAACTTCAGCGACGACGACTGCGACGGGCTGCGCGACGAGGGCGTCCTGGCGTGGGACGCCCCCGCGGTCGAGGCTCCCACCCGCGCCTACGAGCGCCCGGTGGTCGTGGAGCTGGGCTCGAGCCGGCGCTCCTTCTGGTACGCCGACGGCGACGTGTATGGCTTCGAGCAGACGGCGGGCGGGCTCGTGACCGGCGGCCCCGTCCCGCTCACCGCCACCCGCCGCTTTCACGCCGCGAGCCATGGCACCTCCACCATCGCGTTCGCGTCGGCGTTCGGCAGCTACGTGATCCTCCAGCGGCTCAACGCGAACCTCACGACGCGCTGGAGCACGACCATCCCCGTCTCCGCCTCACAGGTCCGCGTGTCGGTCGACGCGAGCCACGTCTACCTCTACACGGTCGAGAGCGGAGGGCGGCTGCGCCGGCGCGTCTACCGGCTGACGGATCATCGCTGGCTCGCCGGCCCGATCGAGCTCGGCCGGACCTCGCGCCCGTTCACCGTCACCCCCTCGGCGGGCGGGGACCTGGTGGCGTTCGCGAGCACCGATCTTCGCGACGTGGAGCTGCGCTGGGTCCGCGGCGCGAGCGCGACGCCCGCCATCACCGCGCGCACCATCGCCAGCCCCGCGCTCGTGTGGGACGTCGCCGTCGCGTCCACCGGGGGCACGCCCACGCCCGACGCGATGCTCGCCTGGTCGACCCGCGGCGGGAGCGCGTCCGACTCCGAGATCCGCTACGCCTTCCTCGCGTCGCTGTCGTCGAGCCCGGATCTGGGGCGGGTCACGACGGGGACCACGCCCGACGACCCGGTCGATCCCTCGAGCCGGATCGGGCTCGCGGTGCACGGAGACACGTATTTCCTCGGCGTGGTGCACACCTCGAGCTTCCCCATCGGCGCGACCGGCACGCCGCGCGCCTTCCAGCTGATGATCCGCTCCGGGGTGCACGTCTTCGACGTCTCGCGCGTGTCGGCGGGAGGCGCCTTCCCCACCGCCGCGCACGAAGGGATCGCGGTCACCTACGCGCAGGCGAGGATCTGGTACGCGCCCCCCGGCGACGGCATCGCCAGCCGCTGGGCCAACTGCGCGCCGTGA
- the ftsZ gene encoding cell division protein FtsZ, which produces MGISIEFADDAEMQARIKVVGVGGGGGNALNTMIHSGLEGVEFIAGNTDMQALEANLAPTKIQLGPALTKGLGAGANPDVGRKAALEDVQRVSEALEGADMVFITAGMGGGTGTGAAPIIAQVARDMGALTVGVVTKPFLFEGKRRSRNAEAGIDDLGASVDTIITIPNQKLLNLEEEDMSLLEAFRRADDVLVQAVRGISDLITHSGMINVDFADVKTIMSGMGRALMGTGYGKGDRRAIDAASMAINSPLLDEVSVEGATGILINFTAGPDVRLKEINEAASLVQQEAHEDANIIFGLVTDMDMGDVVKVTVIATGFDAEARQMEEVQPQAAARTSRPSIPVQVPSRRSVAPRESIRARRSSVAPEQVSISEARVGGRAFGATALHDEAVLDIPAYLRRGSAHD; this is translated from the coding sequence ATGGGAATCTCGATCGAGTTCGCGGATGACGCGGAGATGCAGGCGCGCATCAAGGTGGTGGGCGTCGGCGGGGGCGGCGGCAACGCGCTCAACACGATGATCCACAGCGGGCTCGAGGGCGTGGAGTTCATCGCCGGCAACACCGACATGCAGGCGCTCGAGGCCAACCTCGCTCCGACCAAGATCCAGCTCGGGCCGGCCCTGACCAAGGGCCTCGGCGCGGGGGCGAACCCCGACGTCGGCCGCAAGGCGGCGCTCGAGGACGTGCAGCGGGTCAGCGAGGCGCTCGAGGGCGCGGACATGGTCTTCATCACCGCCGGCATGGGCGGCGGGACCGGCACCGGCGCCGCCCCCATCATCGCGCAGGTCGCGCGGGACATGGGCGCGCTCACGGTGGGCGTGGTGACCAAGCCCTTCCTCTTCGAAGGCAAGCGCCGCTCGCGCAACGCCGAGGCCGGCATCGACGACCTCGGGGCGAGCGTCGACACGATCATCACGATCCCGAACCAGAAGCTCCTCAACCTCGAAGAAGAGGACATGAGCTTGCTCGAGGCCTTCCGCCGCGCGGACGACGTGCTCGTCCAGGCGGTGCGCGGCATCAGCGACCTCATCACCCACAGCGGCATGATCAACGTCGACTTCGCGGACGTGAAGACGATCATGAGCGGCATGGGCCGCGCGCTGATGGGCACGGGCTACGGCAAGGGTGACCGCCGCGCGATCGACGCGGCGAGCATGGCCATCAACAGCCCGCTCCTCGACGAGGTCAGCGTCGAGGGCGCGACCGGCATCCTCATCAACTTCACCGCCGGCCCGGACGTGCGGCTGAAGGAGATCAACGAGGCGGCCAGCCTGGTGCAGCAAGAGGCGCACGAGGACGCGAACATCATCTTCGGCCTCGTGACCGACATGGACATGGGCGACGTGGTGAAGGTCACCGTCATCGCGACCGGCTTCGACGCCGAGGCGCGTCAGATGGAGGAGGTGCAGCCGCAGGCCGCGGCCCGCACCAGCCGGCCGAGCATCCCCGTGCAGGTCCCCTCGCGCCGCAGCGTGGCGCCGCGCGAGAGCATCCGCGCCCGGCGGAGCAGCGTCGCGCCCGAGCAGGTCTCGATCTCCGAGGCCCGCGTCGGCGGCCGCGCGTTCGGCGCGACCGCGCTGCACGACGAGGCGGTGCTGGACATCCCGGCCTACCTCCGGCGCGGCTCCGCGCACGACTGA
- the ftsA gene encoding cell division protein FtsA has protein sequence MSENEIIAGLDLGTTKVCAIVAEVTDDGLDIIGIGSVPSKGLRKGVVVNIESTVQAIRAAIEQAETMAGVEIASVYAGIAGSHVRGMNQEGVAAISTREVSEEDVRRVLEQAKAIPLPGDRHVIHVLPQEYIVDDQDGIREPVGMSGVRLEARVHLVTAASSAAQNITKCCERCDLHVAEMVLEPLASAHAVLSEDEKEIGVALIDVGGGTTDLIIYVDGAVVHTSVIPIGGINLTNDIATGLRTPMAEAERIKIKYGCAATAMVDEEETIEVPSVGGRPPRVLPRHVLCQIIEPRVEEIFQAVAHVIAETGFADMLASGAVVTGGTTQLDGMPELAEQILGLPVRRGAPQGVGGLMDVVKSPSYSTGVGLVKYGAERIRQAPAMDDTASSVAHIAAQDGWGQKLGQWFREVF, from the coding sequence ATGTCCGAGAACGAAATCATCGCAGGCCTCGACCTCGGCACGACGAAGGTCTGTGCGATCGTCGCCGAGGTGACCGATGATGGCCTGGACATCATCGGGATCGGTTCGGTGCCGTCCAAGGGCCTTCGCAAGGGCGTGGTCGTCAACATCGAGTCGACCGTCCAGGCCATCCGCGCGGCGATCGAGCAGGCCGAGACCATGGCCGGCGTCGAGATCGCCAGCGTCTACGCCGGCATCGCCGGCAGCCACGTCCGGGGCATGAACCAGGAGGGCGTCGCCGCCATCAGCACCCGCGAGGTGTCCGAAGAGGACGTCCGCCGCGTGCTGGAGCAGGCGAAGGCCATCCCGCTGCCCGGCGACCGCCACGTGATCCACGTGCTCCCGCAGGAGTACATCGTCGATGACCAGGACGGGATCCGCGAGCCGGTCGGCATGAGCGGCGTCCGCCTCGAGGCGCGCGTGCACCTGGTGACCGCGGCGAGCTCCGCCGCGCAGAACATCACCAAGTGCTGCGAGCGCTGCGACCTGCACGTCGCGGAGATGGTGCTCGAGCCGCTCGCCAGCGCCCACGCGGTGCTCAGCGAGGACGAGAAGGAGATCGGCGTCGCGCTGATCGACGTCGGCGGCGGCACCACCGACCTCATCATCTACGTGGACGGCGCGGTCGTGCACACGAGCGTGATCCCCATCGGCGGGATCAACCTCACCAACGACATCGCGACCGGCCTCCGCACGCCGATGGCCGAGGCGGAGCGCATCAAGATCAAGTACGGCTGCGCCGCGACGGCGATGGTCGACGAAGAGGAGACCATCGAGGTCCCCAGCGTCGGCGGCCGCCCCCCGCGCGTCCTTCCGCGTCACGTGCTCTGTCAGATCATCGAGCCCCGCGTGGAGGAGATCTTCCAGGCGGTGGCCCACGTCATCGCCGAGACCGGCTTCGCGGACATGCTCGCGAGCGGCGCGGTGGTCACGGGCGGCACCACGCAGCTCGACGGAATGCCGGAGCTCGCGGAGCAGATCCTCGGCCTGCCCGTTCGGCGCGGCGCCCCGCAGGGCGTCGGCGGCCTGATGGACGTGGTCAAGAGCCCCTCCTACTCGACGGGGGTGGGGCTGGTGAAGTACGGCGCCGAGCGCATTCGGCAGGCGCCCGCCATGGACGACACGGCGTCGTCGGTGGCTCACATCGCGGCGCAGGACGGCTGGGGCCAGAAGCTCGGCCAGTGGTTCCGCGAGGTCTTCTGA
- a CDS encoding protein kinase translates to MAVCPTCGRDVGDASYCPHDGTPLAHLGRGPAAMPSLGDVVDGRYRLLSELGKGGMAMVFAAHAEALGQEVALKVLYPRWGDHRKTVARFAREARATSQIDHPNVVKVYDFGYAPEGFYFLAMEKLDGRPLAGMVAPGKGLRPGRAIRFLLQIADGMARAHELGVVHRDLKPDNVMVRREGGRETLTLVDFGLSKITEGDGAPVTAQGDVIGTPDFMAPEQWQGLAVDARADVYAFGVMAYELLSGELPFGGDTLIQKLQQHLYSVALPLGDHPRVPRLPEGLSDLVMRCMAKDPVDRPPHMGRVITTLLEIEERSRAEDAERTRAGIGEPPAATIMQAPDDVGMDRSGLTSELRRLTRVRQAKLIELVPSVFASTPPSVEALLREFGELEGALARAEEDFALAEASLQEAQRAHRAKEAQLRAQLVAANLARAVGRRALPSELMEAGDADTIAMDGELETRAEASSGPLEDGPLRALREAEAKLAAFVHAPDDAIDAATAQREDARARVDAAEGPVHARYDALERALREGRGADPSRLGELAQLDGAIATYRARLELLAHHERRKSGA, encoded by the coding sequence ATGGCCGTCTGCCCCACCTGCGGCCGCGACGTGGGCGACGCCTCGTACTGCCCGCACGACGGCACGCCGCTCGCCCACCTGGGCCGCGGGCCCGCCGCGATGCCCTCGCTGGGCGACGTGGTGGACGGGCGCTATCGGCTGCTCTCGGAGCTGGGCAAGGGCGGCATGGCGATGGTGTTCGCGGCCCACGCCGAGGCGCTCGGTCAAGAGGTCGCGCTGAAGGTGCTCTACCCCCGGTGGGGCGACCACCGGAAGACGGTGGCGCGCTTCGCCCGGGAGGCGCGCGCCACGTCGCAGATCGATCACCCGAACGTCGTGAAGGTGTACGACTTCGGCTACGCGCCCGAGGGCTTCTATTTCCTCGCCATGGAGAAGCTCGACGGGCGACCGCTCGCTGGCATGGTCGCCCCCGGCAAGGGGCTCCGGCCCGGGCGGGCCATCCGGTTCTTGCTCCAGATCGCCGACGGGATGGCGCGCGCCCACGAGCTGGGCGTGGTGCACCGCGACCTGAAGCCGGACAACGTGATGGTGCGGCGCGAAGGCGGCCGGGAGACGCTGACCCTGGTCGACTTCGGCCTCTCGAAGATCACCGAAGGAGACGGAGCGCCGGTCACCGCGCAGGGGGACGTCATCGGCACGCCGGACTTCATGGCCCCCGAGCAGTGGCAAGGCCTCGCGGTCGACGCCCGGGCCGACGTCTACGCGTTCGGCGTGATGGCCTACGAGCTGCTCTCCGGCGAGCTGCCCTTCGGAGGCGACACGCTGATCCAGAAGCTGCAGCAACACCTCTACTCGGTCGCGCTCCCGCTCGGAGACCACCCTCGGGTCCCGCGGCTCCCGGAGGGCCTCTCCGATCTGGTGATGCGGTGCATGGCCAAGGACCCGGTGGATCGACCGCCGCACATGGGCCGCGTGATCACGACCCTCCTCGAGATCGAGGAGCGCTCGCGCGCCGAGGACGCAGAGCGCACGCGGGCCGGGATCGGAGAGCCGCCGGCCGCGACCATCATGCAGGCGCCGGACGACGTCGGCATGGACCGGTCGGGGCTCACGAGCGAGCTCCGACGGCTGACGCGCGTGCGGCAAGCCAAGCTGATCGAGCTGGTCCCGTCGGTGTTCGCCTCCACGCCCCCCTCCGTCGAGGCGCTGCTGCGCGAGTTCGGAGAGCTCGAGGGTGCGCTCGCCCGGGCGGAGGAGGACTTCGCGCTCGCCGAGGCGAGCTTGCAGGAAGCCCAGCGCGCGCACCGCGCCAAGGAGGCGCAGCTCCGGGCGCAGCTCGTGGCGGCCAACCTGGCCCGCGCGGTGGGGCGACGCGCGTTGCCGTCGGAGCTGATGGAGGCCGGCGACGCCGACACGATCGCGATGGACGGGGAGCTCGAGACGCGCGCCGAAGCCAGCTCCGGTCCCCTCGAAGACGGCCCTCTCCGTGCGCTGCGAGAGGCCGAGGCGAAGCTCGCCGCCTTCGTGCACGCGCCCGACGACGCCATCGACGCGGCCACCGCGCAGCGCGAGGACGCGCGGGCGCGGGTCGACGCGGCGGAGGGCCCCGTCCATGCGCGGTACGACGCGCTCGAGCGGGCGCTGCGTGAGGGACGCGGCGCCGATCCCTCGCGGCTCGGAGAGCTGGCCCAGCTCGACGGCGCCATCGCCACCTACCGCGCCCGGCTCGAGCTGCTCGCCCACCACGAACGAAGAAAGTCGGGCGCGTGA
- a CDS encoding serine/threonine-protein kinase: protein MRVCPHCRRDVGDVRFCPYDGTPVAHLGGGPLEGRELTQGDTIEGRYEIVAELGRGGIGVVYLADATNLGREVAVKVLKPDAADRDLTVARFAREARSASVLDHPNVVRVYEFGFATEGFYYLVMELLEGRALADLIVDEGRFGAQRALALLRQIAAGMARAHALGVVHRDLKPENIMVDPSRGEHVTLLDFGLSKTVTEWSGVRLTHEGDIFGTPDYMPPEQWLGQPVDARADVYAFGVIAYELFVGELPFPCDTIADAMQGHLYTEPTHMGAFGLALPAGIGDLVHRCMAKRPGERFEDMQEVAAALEEMAAPTEPPPASSALATEMALGDMRGFAAQDLRAEIARLLDLRRHRLAELVPTLFGAALPPHLRAHLEAIDQAERAAQVTAEDLALARVQLSEAEAEVRAEETAVRQRLLAASLSLAARRDALPEQDFARDDTTQDDALRELISAERDLSRILEHPGEMVETCLTRVRTIEGALDAEQAALDDRYARLESALAEATDARQVAPLAAVDGAIAAYRARLEVLTDPG from the coding sequence GTGAGGGTCTGCCCCCACTGCCGGCGCGACGTCGGAGACGTCCGCTTCTGCCCCTATGACGGCACCCCCGTCGCGCACCTCGGCGGCGGCCCGCTCGAAGGCCGCGAGCTGACCCAGGGCGACACGATCGAGGGCCGCTACGAGATCGTCGCCGAGCTCGGTCGGGGCGGCATCGGCGTGGTGTATCTGGCCGACGCCACGAACCTCGGCCGCGAGGTGGCGGTGAAGGTGCTGAAGCCGGACGCCGCCGACCGCGACCTGACCGTCGCGCGCTTCGCCCGGGAGGCGCGCTCGGCGAGCGTGCTCGACCACCCGAACGTGGTCCGAGTCTACGAGTTCGGCTTCGCGACCGAGGGCTTCTACTACCTCGTCATGGAGCTGCTCGAGGGGCGCGCGCTCGCTGACCTGATCGTGGACGAGGGTCGCTTCGGGGCCCAGCGCGCGCTCGCGCTCCTCCGACAGATCGCGGCGGGCATGGCGCGCGCACACGCGCTCGGGGTGGTGCACCGTGATCTCAAGCCCGAGAACATCATGGTGGACCCGAGTCGAGGAGAGCACGTCACGTTGCTCGACTTCGGGCTCTCCAAGACCGTGACCGAGTGGAGCGGGGTCCGCCTCACGCACGAGGGAGACATCTTCGGGACCCCCGACTACATGCCGCCGGAGCAGTGGCTGGGGCAGCCGGTCGACGCGCGCGCGGACGTCTACGCGTTCGGCGTGATCGCCTACGAGCTGTTCGTGGGCGAGCTGCCCTTCCCGTGCGACACCATCGCCGACGCGATGCAGGGCCACCTCTACACGGAGCCCACGCACATGGGAGCTTTCGGGTTGGCGCTCCCCGCGGGGATCGGGGACCTCGTCCATCGCTGCATGGCGAAGCGCCCCGGCGAGCGCTTCGAGGACATGCAGGAGGTGGCGGCCGCGCTCGAGGAGATGGCGGCGCCGACGGAGCCGCCGCCGGCCAGCTCCGCGCTCGCCACGGAGATGGCGCTCGGCGACATGCGCGGCTTCGCGGCGCAGGACCTGCGCGCCGAGATCGCGCGCCTCCTCGATCTGCGGCGTCACCGCCTCGCGGAGCTCGTGCCGACGCTCTTCGGCGCCGCGCTCCCGCCCCACCTGCGCGCCCATCTGGAGGCGATCGACCAGGCCGAGCGGGCCGCGCAGGTCACCGCGGAGGACCTCGCGCTCGCGCGGGTGCAGCTGAGCGAGGCGGAGGCGGAGGTGCGCGCCGAGGAGACCGCCGTGCGACAGCGGCTGCTCGCGGCCTCGCTCTCCCTCGCCGCGCGACGCGACGCCTTGCCGGAGCAGGACTTCGCGCGCGACGACACCACCCAGGACGACGCGCTCCGGGAACTCATCAGCGCCGAGCGCGACCTGTCGCGCATCCTCGAGCACCCGGGGGAGATGGTGGAGACCTGCCTGACGCGCGTCCGCACGATCGAGGGGGCGCTCGACGCGGAGCAGGCCGCGCTGGACGACCGCTACGCGCGCCTCGAGTCGGCGCTCGCGGAGGCGACCGACGCGCGGCAGGTCGCGCCGCTCGCGGCCGTCGACGGCGCCATCGCCGCCTATCGCGCGCGCCTCGAGGTCCTCACGGACCCCGGGTGA
- a CDS encoding serine/threonine-protein kinase, which translates to MAAPDTDRRNTLLEGPPTRVCPACNEPYWDREMSHCPQDGTRLEDAGESGPATRIDLVVGERYRLLGKLGEGGMGTVFVAEHALSLRRVAMKIIKPELESSKVTRERFLRECHTLERIDSPHVVEVLEAGESPANEIYLVMELLEGRTLGERIQAEGALPVWEACEIAAQIASALQAAHEVGIVHRDMKPDNVFLCEDGTVRVIDFGIARLLDGQTVEGAGRKLTADGTIIGTPAYISPEQAAGRAVEPTADLYSLGVVLFEMLTGDLPFWDDHPVMLLGLHLKQPPPKLADVHPAGRFPPALEALVAALLAKKPGGRPSSAKDVEAALRALDLGVHERPSQHGPTTVMKRPPSMSRGPMLLAGALAVGVFLFFGIVGVGLWWLTRGP; encoded by the coding sequence GTGGCCGCTCCGGACACCGATCGCAGGAACACGCTCCTGGAGGGCCCGCCGACGCGCGTGTGCCCGGCGTGCAACGAGCCCTACTGGGACCGGGAGATGAGCCACTGCCCGCAGGACGGCACGCGGCTCGAGGACGCGGGGGAGAGCGGGCCAGCCACGCGCATCGACCTCGTGGTGGGCGAGCGCTATCGCCTGCTCGGGAAGCTCGGCGAGGGGGGGATGGGCACGGTCTTCGTGGCGGAGCACGCGCTGTCGCTCCGGCGCGTCGCGATGAAGATCATCAAGCCCGAGCTCGAGAGCAGCAAGGTCACGCGAGAGCGCTTCCTGCGCGAGTGTCACACCCTCGAGCGCATCGACAGCCCTCACGTGGTCGAGGTGCTCGAGGCGGGTGAGTCGCCCGCGAACGAGATCTACCTCGTCATGGAGCTGCTGGAGGGGCGGACCCTCGGCGAGCGGATCCAGGCGGAGGGCGCGCTCCCGGTCTGGGAGGCGTGCGAGATCGCGGCGCAGATCGCGTCGGCGCTCCAGGCCGCGCACGAGGTCGGCATCGTGCATCGCGACATGAAGCCCGACAACGTGTTTCTCTGCGAAGATGGCACGGTGCGGGTGATCGACTTCGGGATCGCGCGCCTGCTCGACGGCCAGACGGTCGAGGGCGCCGGCCGCAAGCTGACCGCGGACGGGACCATCATCGGCACGCCCGCGTACATCAGCCCGGAGCAGGCGGCGGGCCGCGCCGTGGAGCCGACGGCGGATCTCTACTCGCTCGGCGTCGTCCTCTTCGAGATGCTCACGGGGGACCTCCCTTTCTGGGACGATCACCCGGTGATGTTGCTCGGGCTGCACCTGAAGCAGCCGCCCCCCAAGCTCGCCGACGTGCACCCCGCCGGGCGCTTCCCGCCCGCGCTCGAGGCGCTCGTGGCGGCGCTCCTGGCGAAGAAGCCCGGCGGCCGTCCGTCGAGCGCGAAGGACGTCGAGGCGGCGCTCCGCGCGCTCGATCTCGGCGTGCACGAGCGCCCGTCGCAGCACGGCCCGACCACCGTCATGAAGCGACCCCCCTCGATGTCGCGCGGCCCGATGCTGCTCGCGGGCGCCCTCGCGGTGGGCGTCTTCCTCTTCTTCGGGATCGTCGGGGTGGGGCTCTGGTGGCTCACCCGGGGTCCGTGA
- a CDS encoding SUMF1/EgtB/PvdO family nonheme iron enzyme, whose translation MRLRDKWLLSLAAAASLAAALLLAERGAERVDIRPEPETRPGQGPCPAGVSDSGMGPDMARLPEGFCIDTTEVTRGQYEAWLSTSPATTGQPAACAGNEDFTPSCQWDPGRDPERPVVCVDWCDAKAFCEASGKRLCGRIGDGEAYELGMYADPAVSEWHAACTSGGRYDYPYGNELDTTVCRGADAEDHTTWGFGDVGSFPGCHSPDSPYDAVYDLSGNAAEWDDSCDGEGADDGCRIRGGSFEHNEHGLRCAMGRELYWPRMRQVQAVGFRCCAD comes from the coding sequence ATGAGACTCCGCGACAAGTGGCTCCTCTCGCTCGCCGCCGCCGCCTCGCTGGCCGCGGCCCTCCTCCTCGCCGAGCGCGGCGCGGAGAGGGTCGACATCCGCCCCGAGCCGGAGACGCGCCCGGGCCAGGGCCCGTGCCCCGCGGGGGTGAGTGACTCGGGCATGGGCCCCGACATGGCGCGGCTGCCCGAGGGCTTCTGCATCGACACCACCGAGGTCACGCGCGGCCAGTACGAGGCGTGGCTGAGCACGTCTCCCGCGACGACGGGGCAGCCCGCCGCCTGCGCCGGCAACGAGGACTTCACGCCGTCTTGCCAGTGGGACCCGGGCCGCGATCCGGAACGCCCGGTGGTCTGCGTCGACTGGTGTGACGCGAAGGCCTTCTGCGAGGCGTCCGGCAAGCGGCTCTGTGGGCGCATCGGCGACGGCGAGGCGTACGAGCTCGGCATGTACGCGGACCCTGCGGTCAGCGAGTGGCACGCGGCCTGTACCTCGGGTGGACGCTACGACTACCCGTACGGCAACGAGCTGGACACGACGGTCTGCCGCGGCGCCGACGCGGAGGACCACACGACGTGGGGCTTCGGCGACGTCGGGAGCTTCCCCGGCTGCCACTCGCCCGACAGCCCCTACGACGCCGTCTACGACCTGAGCGGGAACGCCGCCGAGTGGGACGACAGCTGCGATGGCGAGGGCGCAGATGATGGCTGTCGCATCCGCGGCGGGAGCTTCGAGCACAACGAGCACGGGCTCCGCTGCGCGATGGGCCGGGAGCTCTACTGGCCGCGCATGCGGCAGGTCCAGGCGGTCGGCTTCCGCTGCTGCGCGGACTGA